cccgatCTTTAGGGTTGAGCTTCCCAGCTTCCGGCCGGCGGAGCTTCGCCGACGTGACGTGACGACAccactttttttttcccaCCCACGCACCGCATGAACTGCTTGATTGATGGAAGGATGGGCGGCCGGAATGATTGATGGGTTCGGCGGCAAGGGGACAGACATGAATGCTCTCGCGTGTCCACTTTGTCGGGCGTGGTGCGGGTTTTCGGTTATTTCCCTCGCCCATACGAAGGTATTGCCGGCCGCGCTCCTATAAATACAAAAATAGGAGGTGAAGCCCGCCCTTCCTCGCCCTTCGGATGAAGCTCTCGCGAACCTGATccgctactactactactgctgctgctcgtgttTTGCCCTGCTTGTCTTGCTTCCTTCCatccctccttccctctcACTCTCCTCAACTCCCAAGCTCCCTCCGTCCTAAACTACGTGCTACTGGTCTTTACGGAACTCTCCTCCGACACAGAGCGGACTACACACGCACCATGAGGCCGTCCATGGGTCCCACGCTTGTGTGTCGCGTGGCCGTCCggctgggcgccgcccccggcgTCAAGTTCCGCCCGGCGGCCACAGCGCGGCGGACTTTTGTCACCACCGCGATACGCTTCTCACAGCCGTCGTCAACACCTTCGGCGCGGAGAGACTCCAAGGTTCTCGGCtctgccgacgaggccgtcgccgacgtaCGCAGCGGCTCCACTATCCTGAGTTCCGGGTTTGGCCTGTGCGGCGTCGCCGGTAcgctcatcctcctcctgctctaTGCGCGAGCCTCCTCTACTATGGCCCTTTCGTGATGTGTTGAGTGACGTTAATAAACTGACTTATGGAAAACCACAGAGACCCTCATCCAGGCCAtgcaccgccgcggcgtcaagGAGCTCCACTCGCTCACCGCCGTATCCAACAATGCCGGCATGGAGGGGCTCGGCGGCTTGTCGAGCCTCACAAAGGCCGGACAGGTCGACCGCCTGATCCTGTCATACCTGGGCAACAACAAGGCTCTCGAGCGCAAGTACCTGacgggcgagctggccgtcgagctgtGTCCGCAGGGGACGCTGGcggagcggctgcgggcgggcggcgcgggcatccCGGCCTTTTTCACCCCGACGGGAGCGCGTAAGTTTGGTCCCTTTCTTCCCTTTCCAGCCATCTATCTCCTTCGCGCTCTCCCGTTTATGTTTATGTTGTGAgtgggggggtgggggggcaAAGCACGCTGCGTAGTCAAAGAATAGCATCATGAAACATGAAAAGGCAAAGGGCAAGAACAACGACTGACACAAGAGTGCAGACACGCTCCTTCAGGACGGCGACATCCCCACCCGGCTCGGCCCCAACGGCACCGTCCTCGAAAAGGGCAAGCCGCGCGAGACGCGCGAGTTTGACGGCCGCGCGTACCTGCTTGAGCGGgcgctgacgggcgacgTGGCCATCCTGCGCGCTTGGAAGGTCGACAAGGCGGGCAACTGCGTCTTTCGGTGAGCATTGCCCATCAAATGACttacacacatacatacgcatacacacacacggcACGGGGAGAGAGACTAACAGAGCTCTCCGTCGTACAGATACACCACCAAGGCCTTCGGCCCCctcatggccaaggccgccaagctcaccatcgtcgaggccgaaaacatcgtcgaggtcggcgagatccaccccaacgccgtcgacctgcCGGGCATCTTCGTCGACCGCGTCGTGCCCGCCACGGCGGACAAGCAGATTGAGGTGCtcaagctgcgcgacgacgacgccaacgacaagACGAACAaggcggtcgacgaggcgcaggagcGGCGCAACCGCatcgggcggcgcgcttcgcAGGAGCTCAAGCAGGGCTACTACGTCAACCTGGGCGTGGGCATCCCCACGCTGGCCGCCACCTTCATCCCCGAGGGCCGCACCGTCTGGATCCAGTCCGAGaacggcatcctcggcatGGGCCCGTACCCGACGCGCGAccaggtcgatgccgacatTGTCAATGCTGGCAAGGAGACGGTGACGCTGGTGCCCGGCGCGTCGTGCTTTGACTCGTCCGAGTCGTTTGGCATGATtcgcggcgggcacgtcgacgtGTCGATTCTGGGTGTATGTGCCCTCCCCCTTTCCACACATGCACACACTCCATCTCTCTTCATGTCTCTACTGTTGGTTCTCTGTTTGCATCTATCGCAGGAGCAAAATCGTGTCATGTGTGCGGTAGAATCGCTAACGATATAATGCGTCCGCATCATATACAGGCCCTCCAGGTCAGTGCCGCGGGCGACCTCGCCAACTTCATGATCCCCGGCAAGGTCTTCaagggcatgggcggcgccatggacctcgtcgccaacccGGACAACACCaaga
This sequence is a window from Purpureocillium takamizusanense chromosome 8, complete sequence. Protein-coding genes within it:
- a CDS encoding 3-oxoacid CoA-transferase (COG:H~EggNog:ENOG503NXV8), with translation MRPSMGPTLVCRVAVRLGAAPGVKFRPAATARRTFVTTAIRFSQPSSTPSARRDSKVLGSADEAVADVRSGSTILSSGFGLCGVAETLIQAMHRRGVKELHSLTAVSNNAGMEGLGGLSSLTKAGQVDRLILSYLGNNKALERKYLTGELAVELCPQGTLAERLRAGGAGIPAFFTPTGAHTLLQDGDIPTRLGPNGTVLEKGKPRETREFDGRAYLLERALTGDVAILRAWKVDKAGNCVFRYTTKAFGPLMAKAAKLTIVEAENIVEVGEIHPNAVDLPGIFVDRVVPATADKQIEVLKLRDDDANDKTNKAVDEAQERRNRIGRRASQELKQGYYVNLGVGIPTLAATFIPEGRTVWIQSENGILGMGPYPTRDQVDADIVNAGKETVTLVPGASCFDSSESFGMIRGGHVDVSILGALQVSAAGDLANFMIPGKVFKGMGGAMDLVANPDNTKIVVATEHVAKNGSSKIVQQCALPLTGARCVSTIITDLCVFQVDRQNGGLTLTELAPGVSIDEVRSKTEADFKVADDVKTME